The following proteins are co-located in the Spirosoma montaniterrae genome:
- the nagA gene encoding N-acetylglucosamine-6-phosphate deacetylase encodes MNRTGRETPRLKLINGRILTPQRIIPNGTILMAGGTIVDVVAGDLEVPGAEVLDVGGAYVSPGFIDLHVHGGGGHDFMDGTEEAFLQIAQIHARYGTTALVPTTLTSRLDELVNTLSVYERANARNTTGACFLGMHLEGPYFAMNQRGAQNPRYIRDPDPAEYREILESSSAIARWSAAPERPGALAFGDYLRSKGVLASIAHTDALYEDVASAVAHGYRLVTHLYSCMNGVSRRNGFRYAGAIEGAYLHDELAVELIADGVHLPGPLLQLAYKIKGPDGCALITDAMRAAGMPPGPSVLGSLHDGLDVIVEDGVAKLPDRQAFAGSVATADQLLQTILKLTDIPLLDAVQMMSCTPARIMGVATRKGELRAGYDADLVVLDNQFSVQLTVVGGQVVFRREATPISV; translated from the coding sequence ATGAACCGCACTGGCAGGGAAACCCCACGGCTTAAGCTTATCAATGGCCGTATCCTAACGCCCCAGCGCATCATCCCGAACGGAACGATTCTGATGGCAGGCGGGACTATTGTCGATGTTGTTGCGGGCGACCTGGAAGTACCCGGCGCCGAGGTACTGGATGTCGGGGGGGCCTACGTGTCGCCGGGGTTTATTGACCTGCATGTACACGGTGGGGGCGGTCATGACTTCATGGATGGCACCGAAGAAGCTTTTCTACAAATTGCCCAAATCCACGCCCGATATGGCACCACAGCCCTCGTACCCACCACCCTGACCAGCCGCTTAGACGAACTGGTCAACACGCTGTCGGTCTATGAACGGGCCAACGCCCGCAATACGACAGGTGCCTGTTTCCTGGGGATGCACCTCGAAGGGCCGTATTTTGCCATGAACCAGCGGGGGGCGCAGAACCCACGCTACATCCGCGACCCCGACCCCGCCGAATACCGGGAAATTCTGGAGAGTTCGTCGGCCATAGCCCGCTGGAGTGCCGCGCCCGAACGACCGGGTGCGCTGGCGTTTGGCGATTACCTACGCTCAAAAGGAGTGCTGGCATCCATTGCTCATACCGATGCTCTGTATGAGGATGTGGCATCGGCAGTGGCCCATGGCTATCGGTTAGTGACGCATCTCTACAGTTGCATGAATGGCGTGAGTCGGCGGAACGGGTTCCGGTATGCAGGCGCGATAGAGGGTGCCTACCTGCACGACGAATTAGCCGTTGAACTGATTGCCGACGGTGTGCATCTGCCGGGCCCGTTGCTTCAGTTGGCTTACAAAATTAAAGGACCCGATGGATGTGCCCTCATCACCGACGCCATGCGGGCTGCCGGTATGCCCCCCGGCCCGAGCGTGCTGGGGAGCCTGCACGATGGTCTCGATGTGATTGTGGAAGATGGCGTGGCCAAACTGCCAGATCGTCAGGCATTTGCGGGTAGCGTAGCTACCGCCGACCAGCTATTGCAAACCATTCTGAAACTCACTGACATTCCGCTCCTGGACGCTGTCCAAATGATGAGCTGTACGCCCGCCCGGATCATGGGCGTAGCCACTCGAAAAGGCGAACTGCGAGCCGGGTATGACGCCGATCTCGTTGTCTTGGACAACCAGTTTTCCGTACAACTGACGGTGGTGGGAGGGCAGGTCGTTTTTCGGCGCGAAGCAACTCCAATTTCTGTTTAG
- a CDS encoding glucosamine-6-phosphate deaminase — MLTQSSTNRLILHQFNSRTDLGEQAARAVSTFMRELLKQQATVHMIFAAAPSQEEFLAALVTQPDLDWSRVDAFHMDEYVGLPNDAAQRFGNFLKERIFDRVPFRSVHYLDGNAPDLVAECQRYSELLEHFPVDIVCMGIGENCHIAFNDPHVADFDDPVLVKVVDLDSACRQQQVNDGCFVQLDDVPTHALTLTVPALMQAPHVFCMVPGTHKAQAVYHTIHSPVSETYPSTILRWHEDAQLFIDRDSGSQLS, encoded by the coding sequence ATGCTTACACAATCCAGCACCAATCGACTCATTTTACACCAATTCAACAGCCGGACCGACTTAGGTGAGCAAGCCGCCCGGGCGGTGAGCACCTTCATGCGGGAATTACTGAAACAGCAGGCAACTGTTCACATGATTTTTGCGGCTGCACCTTCGCAGGAGGAGTTTCTGGCGGCCTTAGTTACCCAGCCCGACCTCGACTGGAGCCGCGTCGACGCCTTTCACATGGATGAGTACGTGGGCTTACCCAATGATGCAGCTCAGCGGTTCGGCAATTTCCTGAAAGAGCGCATTTTTGACCGGGTTCCTTTCCGAAGTGTGCATTATTTAGATGGAAATGCTCCCGATCTGGTGGCAGAGTGCCAGCGATATAGCGAACTTTTAGAACATTTCCCGGTCGATATTGTCTGTATGGGCATTGGCGAAAACTGCCATATCGCCTTCAATGACCCGCACGTAGCAGATTTCGATGATCCAGTGCTCGTGAAGGTGGTTGACCTCGATTCGGCCTGCCGACAACAACAGGTAAACGACGGCTGTTTCGTTCAACTCGACGATGTGCCAACCCACGCCCTCACACTGACGGTTCCGGCTTTGATGCAGGCCCCGCATGTGTTCTGCATGGTGCCGGGTACGCACAAGGCCCAGGCAGTGTACCATACGATCCATTCACCCGTTAGCGAAACTTACCCGTCAACGATTTTGCGCTGGCACGAAGATGCTCAACTGTTTATCGACCGGGATAGTGGCTCGCAGCTGTCGTAA
- a CDS encoding LacI family DNA-binding transcriptional regulator, which produces MAKKELQGVKEIARRANVAIATVDRVIHNRTGVSAKTREKINKIIEELNYQPNLLARRLASGKVIKLAVLIPSVTDETDFWEAPLRGVQRAEAEIRQYGLSVQLFLFDLNDKHSFLSQTNRILQSDIDGVVLAPMFVDETLTFVTDCRRKGIPYVFIDSNIPDGQNLSYIGPPLHQSGYLAGRLCTSGLQPQQSVLLVHIATDIDSYTYRQIEQGFRTYFADHLPEQPLYRVDIHQTDEPSVTQALGAAFSGHSTVGAVFVTNSRAFLVARFLEDFTLIDKPLLIGYDLINANTHYLDNGFIDFLICHQPDDQGYRSIMTLYQYLVFSATVSKEHYMPIDIITRENRAYYRN; this is translated from the coding sequence ATGGCGAAAAAGGAATTACAGGGAGTGAAGGAAATTGCCCGGCGGGCAAATGTAGCCATCGCGACGGTGGACCGGGTGATTCATAACCGAACGGGCGTTTCGGCCAAAACCCGCGAGAAAATCAATAAGATTATTGAAGAGCTGAACTACCAGCCAAACCTGCTGGCCCGGCGACTCGCTTCAGGCAAGGTTATCAAACTGGCCGTGCTGATTCCGTCGGTGACGGATGAAACCGATTTCTGGGAAGCTCCGCTGCGGGGCGTGCAGCGGGCCGAAGCCGAGATTCGGCAATATGGCCTGTCGGTGCAGTTATTCCTGTTCGACCTGAACGACAAGCACTCGTTTTTATCGCAAACGAATAGGATTCTTCAGAGCGACATCGACGGAGTGGTGCTGGCTCCGATGTTTGTAGACGAAACCCTGACGTTCGTGACCGATTGCCGGAGAAAGGGTATTCCCTATGTATTTATTGACTCTAATATTCCTGACGGTCAGAACCTAAGCTACATCGGTCCCCCGCTACACCAGAGTGGTTATCTGGCGGGTCGTCTGTGTACGTCGGGCTTACAGCCACAGCAGTCTGTGTTGCTGGTGCATATTGCCACCGATATTGACAGCTATACCTACCGGCAGATCGAGCAGGGGTTCCGGACCTATTTCGCCGATCATCTACCCGAACAGCCCCTATACCGGGTAGACATTCATCAGACCGACGAACCATCGGTTACGCAGGCCCTTGGGGCAGCTTTTTCCGGGCATTCTACCGTGGGTGCTGTGTTCGTAACTAACTCGCGGGCGTTCTTAGTTGCCCGGTTTCTGGAAGACTTTACGCTGATCGATAAACCCCTGCTGATTGGCTATGATCTGATTAATGCGAACACCCATTATCTCGATAATGGCTTCATCGATTTCCTGATTTGCCATCAACCCGACGATCAGGGCTACCGGAGCATCATGACATTGTACCAGTATCTGGTTTTCTCGGCAACGGTGAGTAAAGAACATTACATGCCAATCGACATTATTACGCGCGAAAACCGGGCATACTACCGAAATTGA